One window of Desulfobacterales bacterium genomic DNA carries:
- a CDS encoding putative metalloprotease CJM1_0395 family protein, with protein MIAPLNTHFASAPLEHIGGKQPVPQGISTDGQQRPEKADKVRISDQAREKQSAQANESAGIKDQNNLSEEEKREVEKLKQQDQEIKAHERAHMAAGAGVVRGGASYKYEHGPDGKMYAVSGEVKIDTSKENDPEATIRKMQQVKKAALAPAQPSAQDRSVAAKAAQIEAEARIELQEQKAKEAEENSPNPEESPFGIAADPFADPSNSDSIGHNLSIMA; from the coding sequence AGCATATCGGCGGCAAACAGCCCGTACCGCAAGGCATATCGACAGATGGGCAACAGCGGCCAGAAAAAGCGGACAAGGTGCGGATATCTGATCAAGCGCGCGAAAAACAAAGCGCCCAGGCAAATGAAAGTGCCGGCATCAAAGATCAAAACAACCTCAGTGAAGAAGAAAAACGTGAAGTCGAGAAACTGAAACAGCAGGACCAGGAGATCAAGGCCCATGAAAGGGCCCATATGGCAGCCGGTGCAGGTGTCGTCAGGGGCGGTGCCAGCTATAAATATGAACACGGTCCGGACGGGAAGATGTACGCTGTCAGTGGCGAGGTCAAGATTGATACATCCAAAGAAAATGACCCCGAAGCGACCATTCGCAAAATGCAGCAGGTAAAAAAAGCCGCCCTGGCACCGGCCCAGCCTTCAGCACAGGACCGCAGTGTAGCTGCCAAGGCCGCCCAGATCGAAGCTGAAGCCCGCATAGAGTTACAGGAACAAAAAGCAAAAGAAGCGGAAGAAAATTCCCCTAACCCTGAAGAATCCCCTTTTGGTATTGCCGCAGATCCATTTGCTGATCCAAGCAATTCTGACTCAATAGGCCACAATCTGAGTATTATGGCATAA
- a CDS encoding NUDIX hydrolase produces MTAVINRSVTLHQGRVFNLVKENYTLDNGVTSEMDFIQHPGAAAMVPMLNSTDVILIKQYRHALREFIWEIPAGTLDPSESPLNCAQRELIEEIGYSAADWQPLGTITPLPGCSDERIHIFLASDLRQAEQDLDDDELLKVHPIKLEKAMQMILTGDISDGKTISGLYLAYNWLQNN; encoded by the coding sequence ATGACGGCAGTAATCAACAGGAGTGTAACGCTTCACCAGGGGCGGGTGTTTAATCTGGTAAAAGAAAATTACACTCTGGATAATGGCGTGACTTCGGAGATGGACTTTATTCAACATCCAGGCGCAGCGGCCATGGTGCCCATGTTGAATTCGACCGACGTCATTTTAATCAAACAATATCGGCACGCCCTGCGGGAATTTATCTGGGAAATTCCGGCCGGCACTTTAGATCCCTCAGAATCGCCCTTGAATTGCGCTCAGAGAGAGTTGATAGAAGAAATCGGGTATTCGGCAGCCGACTGGCAGCCACTGGGAACCATTACCCCTTTGCCGGGCTGCTCGGATGAACGTATTCATATTTTTCTGGCATCGGATTTGCGGCAGGCTGAACAGGATCTGGATGATGATGAATTGCTAAAAGTGCATCCGATAAAGCTGGAGAAGGCTATGCAGATGATTTTGACAGGTGACATCAGCGACGGCAAGACCATCTCCGGGCTGTATCTGGCCTACAACTGGCTTCAAAATAATTAA